One part of the Mya arenaria isolate MELC-2E11 chromosome 3, ASM2691426v1 genome encodes these proteins:
- the LOC128226025 gene encoding uncharacterized protein LOC128226025: MCAITETWLGSSIDRECSSELVPTGYAMKHVPRSGRRGGGVALVYKTPIKVRIESSTKDNIYSQFEHMDCNVMIGSHSLCFAVIYRPPVSKTNGLQSNIFLEQEWPKFLARYATSEKPTIIVGDVNFHLDVKDNTNTTKFVSSLNACGMKQHVEKPTHTAGHTLDVLITRDNERYVSSIEVIDPCLSDSNGRVLNDHYAVMFYASASRPPPIRKTVTYRKLRSINIDNLREDIRNTDFFGNKIIPLDIDTAVEEYSNILNAIIDKHAPLKTKTIVLRPSCPWYTESLHDAKHQKRKLERKWRDSKLAVDHQIYRQHCSEVNKLLKQSRIDYYTSQITQCGNDYKKLFKVTNTLLGKSNEVTLPSHSSPEQMAQDFSDFFVNKIEKIRDSITSHRQSVSSSDYPEDVHSGTKCEVFSSVTEEEVKSIIQKSSNKSCELDPIPTWLLKDCLGELAPMMTMIINASLDSAYVPKAFKQSNQTSPQEADFRCK, translated from the coding sequence ATGTGCGCCATTACTGAAACGTGGCTTGGAAGTTCTATTGACCGAGAATGTTCAAGCGAGCTCGTGCCAACGGGGTACGCAATGAAACATGTTCCTCGAAGCGGACGGCGCGGTGGTGGTGTGGCATTGGTATACAAAACTCCCATAAAAGTACGCATTGAGTCATCAACCAAGGATAATATTTATTCTCAGTTCGAACACATGGATTGCAATGTTATGATTGGCTCACACTCATTATGTTTTGCTGTCATATACAGGCCGCCCGTTAGCAAAACAAACGGATTACAAAGCAACATCTTTCTTGAGCAAGAATGGCCTAAATTTCTCGCAAGGTATGCAACATCAGAAAAGCCAACTATTATTGTGGGCGATGTGAACTTTCACCTTGATGTAAAAGACAACACAAACACTACCAAATTCGTTAGCTCTTTGAATGCTTGTGGCATGAAACAACACGTAGAAAAACCTACACACACTGCTGGGCACACGTTAGACGTACTTATAACTCGAGATAATGAACGCTACGTCTCTAGTATTGAAGTAATTGACCCCTGCTTGTCGGATTCGAATGGTAGAGTTTTGAACGACCACTACGCAGTCATGTTTTATGCATCAGCGTCTAGACCACCCCCAATTCGCAAGACTGTGACTTACAGGAAGCTGCGTTCTATTAACATAGACAATCTCCGAGAAGACATTCGCAATACAGACTTTTTCGGAAATAAAATTATACCGTTAGATATTGACACAGCTGTTGAAGAGTACTCAAATATACTTAACGCTATCATAGATAAACATGCgccattgaaaacaaaaacgatCGTGCTCAGACCGTCATGTCCATGGTATACAGAAAGCCTCCACGATGCCAAGCATCAGAAGCGGAAGTTGGAACGTAAGTGGCGTGACAGCAAACTGGCAGTTGACCATCAGATATACCGCCAACACTGCTCGGAGGTTAATAAACTGCTCAAGCAATCTCGTATTGACTATTATACAAGCCAAATCACGCAATGTGGCaatgattataaaaaattatTCAAGGTAACAAATACTCTTCTTGGCAAATCCAATGAAGTAACCCTTCCATCACATTCATCGCCAGAGCAGATGGCACAGGATTTTAgcgatttttttgttaataaaattgaGAAAATACGGGATAGTATCACCTCACATCGACAATCTGTATCAAGTTCGGATTACCCAGAAGACGTTCACTCTGGTACTAAGTGCGAAGTGTTCTCTAGTGTCACGGAGGAAGAAGTTAAGTCAATTATTCAGAAGTCATCCAACAAGTCCTGCGAGTTGGACCCAATACCAACCTGGCTATTGAAAGACTGTCTCGGGGAACTCGCACCgatgatgacaatgataatCAACGCATCTTTAGATAGTGCTTATGTACCAAAGGCGTTTAAACAGTCGAATCAGACCTCTCCTCAAGAAGCCGACTTTAGATGCAAATGA